Proteins from a single region of Deinococcus aquaedulcis:
- a CDS encoding TrmB family transcriptional regulator: MSAVIHLQALGLTEYEARAYTALLALGRAVPARVARQAGIPRPKIYETLERLEGRGLAAKVGQNPLEYAPLSAREYLARARRAFDDRLGALDRDLSRLTPDPAPEAVYHLYGEAAIRSLCEDLTLNARRSLYMAGEPALAERLERLTPRGVALHRAGLANLPSIAAPGQRAFLLARDGEAALIAHFIEEGGSGEAHGVHTHNPVIIHLIEGYVQLSAQHAAPASAPQS, from the coding sequence ATGAGCGCCGTGATTCACCTGCAAGCCCTGGGACTGACCGAGTACGAGGCCCGGGCGTACACCGCCCTGCTGGCCCTGGGCCGCGCGGTCCCGGCCCGGGTGGCCCGGCAGGCCGGCATTCCCCGGCCCAAGATCTACGAAACCCTGGAACGCCTCGAGGGCCGGGGGCTGGCCGCCAAGGTGGGTCAGAACCCCCTGGAATACGCGCCTCTGAGTGCCCGCGAATACCTGGCCCGCGCCCGGCGCGCCTTTGATGACCGCCTGGGTGCCCTGGACCGCGACCTCTCGCGCTTGACCCCCGACCCTGCCCCCGAGGCCGTGTACCACCTGTACGGCGAGGCCGCCATTCGCAGCCTGTGCGAAGATCTGACCTTGAATGCCCGCCGCAGTCTGTATATGGCCGGCGAACCCGCCCTGGCCGAGCGCTTGGAGCGCCTGACCCCCCGGGGTGTGGCCCTGCACCGCGCGGGGCTGGCGAACCTGCCCAGCATTGCCGCGCCGGGCCAGCGCGCCTTCCTGCTGGCGCGCGACGGCGAGGCCGCCCTGATCGCCCACTTTATTGAAGAGGGCGGCAGTGGCGAGGCCCACGGGGTGCACACCCACAACCCTGTCATCATTCATCTGATCGAAGGCTACGTGCAGCTCAGCGCGCAGCACGCTGCCCCCGCCAGCGCGCCGCAGAGTTGA
- a CDS encoding DEAD/DEAH box helicase, translating to MAYYFRTHAGYLSLFGHLEGRSLRNNQIGAITAVTSHFSLSGEPALVAMPTGSGKSAVLMALAFALRPIRVLVVTPSVIVREQLAEGFGSLAILRGTGALSQDCPLPAVHEVTGYLETEADWAALEKFDVVVASPPSVSPREGKVARPPEGLFDLILVDEAHHEQAPTWQTLLECFPGARRVLCSATPFRNDRQALGARIVYHYPLEQAQKDGIFGQITFVPVQPGPNEDADVVIAQKAQALLNEDKKAGLDHRIMVRTSGKARAAALRKVYAEHTTLRLQEIHSGLTVKNIKKRIQALRDGELDGVICVDMMGEGFDFPNLKIAAIHAPHKSLPVTLQFIGRFARTGATGAPLGDARFIAEEHRIQHDEFRLFTSDPDDPDWREIIANLTDRRVQREVEKQEFLDTFEQTTTPPDRVKAARALSLGRLKPFHHVQVYQLPQESNFDLYGKPSLLPVIYAEVSADLKVAVLVWDEVKTPRWLKAPLLCDTRHHLAVVYFDEERRLLFLSSSQKETDIYEALLAGFAPDGAYEVHAPQLRRVMTGWKAPEIYSVGMRNRQAAIGQESYRILAGGAAHFAVSPRDGRRFTRGHAYGADVLETGKKTLGISSSYAKIWSLQYGELDTFIAWCRELAAKLGDSAADAQPAPLDLLDGGTVITVLPDPSVHMPMLADWPHDIYHHSNGELELTLQAPGQAPISLHPSELELRVRPEQSTVDALRFDIIHGDHAIACQLELTPQPRHSVLPGQSVTIERRHHNRPSTGLGLLLDSFAPSFWYDDLSHLTRNIAFKKLEFEPKVPDNVVKSLDWTAAGVDITAEVTCETPGLISIQNYLEEQLRGKHQIVFFDHDNGEAADYITLDLVEDEHNPVRIGLYHCKGTKPPRGGGPAAPGNRVEDLYEVLGQAVKCMRFRDRRLLLKHMLHREKKRPSKGRASRFVTGDQAELQRILTMPGHLVLPITVWVVQPGLDYERARKDPDPKTRTLFDNVLHFVLEQGSLFKVMCS from the coding sequence ATGGCGTATTACTTCCGGACCCACGCTGGATATCTCAGTCTGTTTGGCCATCTAGAAGGCCGGTCCCTGCGCAATAACCAGATCGGGGCCATCACCGCCGTCACCAGCCACTTCAGCCTGAGTGGCGAGCCAGCTCTGGTGGCCATGCCCACGGGCTCAGGCAAGAGCGCCGTGCTCATGGCCCTCGCCTTTGCCCTGCGGCCCATAAGGGTCCTGGTTGTCACCCCCAGCGTGATCGTGCGTGAACAGCTGGCAGAGGGCTTTGGCTCCCTCGCCATCCTCAGAGGCACGGGCGCCCTCTCTCAAGACTGCCCGCTTCCGGCGGTCCATGAGGTCACCGGCTATCTGGAAACGGAGGCCGATTGGGCGGCTCTCGAGAAGTTCGATGTCGTGGTGGCGTCGCCGCCGTCGGTTAGCCCCAGAGAGGGCAAGGTGGCCAGACCACCGGAGGGGCTGTTCGACTTGATCCTGGTGGATGAGGCCCACCACGAGCAGGCCCCCACCTGGCAGACCCTGCTCGAGTGCTTTCCCGGGGCCAGGCGGGTGCTGTGCAGCGCCACGCCGTTCCGGAATGATCGGCAGGCGCTGGGCGCCCGCATCGTCTACCACTACCCGCTGGAACAGGCCCAGAAGGACGGCATCTTCGGGCAGATCACTTTCGTCCCCGTCCAGCCGGGACCGAACGAGGACGCCGACGTCGTCATCGCTCAGAAAGCTCAGGCCCTTCTAAACGAGGACAAGAAGGCAGGTCTGGATCACCGGATCATGGTCCGCACGTCCGGCAAGGCCCGCGCCGCAGCCCTGAGAAAGGTCTACGCCGAGCACACCACTCTGCGGTTGCAGGAGATCCACAGCGGACTGACCGTCAAGAACATCAAGAAGCGTATCCAAGCCCTACGGGATGGGGAGTTGGACGGGGTCATCTGCGTCGACATGATGGGCGAAGGCTTCGACTTCCCCAACCTCAAGATCGCGGCGATTCACGCCCCTCACAAGTCGCTGCCCGTCACCCTGCAGTTCATCGGGCGCTTCGCTCGCACTGGGGCTACTGGCGCGCCTCTTGGTGACGCCCGGTTCATCGCAGAAGAACACCGGATCCAACACGACGAATTCAGACTGTTCACAAGTGATCCGGACGACCCCGACTGGCGAGAGATCATCGCCAACCTGACCGACCGCCGGGTCCAGCGGGAGGTCGAGAAGCAGGAGTTCCTCGACACTTTTGAGCAGACGACGACCCCACCCGACCGGGTAAAAGCCGCGCGGGCGCTGAGTCTGGGTCGGTTGAAACCCTTCCATCACGTCCAGGTGTATCAGCTGCCCCAGGAGTCCAACTTTGATCTGTACGGCAAGCCGTCCCTGCTGCCGGTGATCTACGCCGAGGTGAGCGCGGACCTCAAGGTGGCCGTGCTGGTTTGGGATGAGGTAAAGACGCCTCGCTGGCTCAAAGCCCCCCTCCTTTGCGACACCCGGCACCACTTGGCGGTCGTGTATTTCGACGAGGAACGGCGACTACTGTTTTTGTCCTCAAGCCAGAAGGAAACTGACATCTACGAAGCCCTGCTGGCGGGTTTCGCGCCGGACGGGGCCTACGAGGTCCATGCGCCGCAACTCCGGCGCGTGATGACTGGGTGGAAGGCTCCAGAGATCTACAGCGTTGGGATGCGCAACCGGCAGGCGGCGATCGGACAGGAGTCCTACCGCATCCTCGCGGGAGGAGCCGCCCACTTCGCCGTCTCTCCCCGCGACGGCCGGCGATTCACCCGGGGACATGCCTACGGCGCTGATGTGCTGGAAACCGGCAAGAAGACCTTGGGCATCAGCAGCAGCTATGCCAAGATCTGGAGCCTCCAATACGGCGAACTCGACACCTTCATCGCCTGGTGTCGGGAGCTCGCTGCCAAGCTCGGAGACTCGGCAGCCGACGCCCAGCCAGCGCCACTCGACTTGCTGGACGGGGGGACCGTGATCACCGTCTTGCCCGACCCGTCGGTCCACATGCCGATGCTGGCGGACTGGCCGCACGATATATACCACCACAGCAATGGCGAGCTGGAGCTCACCCTGCAGGCCCCTGGGCAGGCCCCCATCAGCCTGCATCCGTCCGAGCTCGAGTTGCGGGTCCGGCCAGAACAGAGCACGGTGGACGCGCTGCGCTTCGACATCATCCATGGCGACCACGCCATCGCCTGTCAGTTGGAGCTGACGCCCCAACCCAGGCACTCTGTCCTGCCCGGGCAGAGCGTCACCATCGAGCGGCGACATCACAACAGACCCAGCACCGGGCTGGGGCTCCTGCTCGACAGCTTTGCCCCGTCCTTCTGGTATGACGACCTCTCCCATCTGACACGGAACATCGCCTTCAAGAAGCTGGAGTTTGAGCCCAAGGTACCTGACAACGTGGTTAAATCCCTCGACTGGACGGCAGCTGGAGTCGATATCACAGCAGAGGTCACGTGCGAGACCCCTGGACTGATCTCCATCCAGAACTACCTGGAAGAACAGCTGCGGGGCAAACACCAGATCGTGTTCTTCGACCATGACAATGGCGAGGCCGCCGATTACATCACCCTCGATCTGGTTGAGGATGAACACAATCCCGTGCGGATCGGGCTGTATCACTGCAAGGGAACCAAGCCGCCCAGAGGCGGAGGTCCTGCTGCTCCTGGCAACCGGGTCGAAGACCTGTATGAGGTGCTCGGTCAAGCCGTGAAGTGCATGCGCTTCCGCGACCGCCGGCTCCTCCTGAAACACATGCTTCACCGCGAGAAAAAACGCCCATCGAAGGGCAGAGCCAGTCGGTTCGTCACGGGCGACCAGGCAGAGTTACAGCGCATCCTGACCATGCCGGGTCATCTAGTCCTCCCCATCACGGTCTGGGTGGTCCAACCGGGGCTGGATTACGAGAGGGCTAGGAAGGATCCGGACCCCAAGACCCGGACCCTGTTCGACAACGTGCTGCATTTCGTGCTCGAGCAGGGCAGCCTGTTCAAGGTCATGTGCTCGTGA
- a CDS encoding tyrosine-type recombinase/integrase: MTVDSKRGALADTRRRRVHEVLTAYLDHQHAEHAKGRLCPRTLVDYTRVNEKLRAVLPNVEVTSLTREQVQKAITALATTYATDAPRTEVVVNGKRKLGAPRKSSPQEGNRALNQLRRILKFAQGNNWVVKNVAEHVTPFKATAMTGDEDVQPDVRAVWEPSEVMTFLSEVQNHRLYPLFYLKLSYGFRIGELMALRWSDVDCSRAEIKIMRSYDPMNGLGPPKWGSARTLSITDTTMTVLRLHRIRQDEERMAQDEAYVDNGLVFPTLLGSYTNHENVRRAFNGLIRKAGVPRIKVHGMRHTAASAMIRAGLDVVHVAGILGHKDPSMTLKIYSHLFAEHRRAHAYDATSLYALPSPPEPQAAVLN, encoded by the coding sequence ATGACCGTGGATTCCAAGCGGGGGGCACTGGCGGACACCCGGAGACGGCGCGTTCACGAGGTCCTGACTGCCTACCTTGATCATCAGCACGCCGAACATGCAAAGGGTCGTCTCTGCCCCCGCACGCTGGTCGATTACACCCGTGTGAACGAGAAGTTGCGGGCTGTACTCCCCAACGTCGAAGTGACCTCGTTAACGAGGGAGCAAGTGCAGAAGGCCATCACGGCACTGGCGACCACCTACGCCACCGACGCTCCCCGTACGGAGGTCGTGGTGAATGGGAAGCGCAAGCTCGGTGCGCCTAGGAAGTCCTCGCCGCAGGAGGGGAACCGTGCCCTGAACCAGCTACGACGAATTCTCAAGTTCGCCCAAGGCAACAACTGGGTCGTCAAGAACGTGGCCGAGCATGTCACGCCGTTCAAGGCGACGGCGATGACAGGGGACGAGGATGTTCAACCTGACGTTCGGGCGGTCTGGGAGCCATCGGAGGTGATGACGTTCCTCAGCGAAGTACAGAATCATCGGCTCTACCCGCTGTTCTACTTGAAGCTGAGCTATGGCTTCCGCATTGGCGAACTGATGGCCTTGCGCTGGTCAGACGTGGACTGCAGCCGAGCCGAGATCAAGATTATGCGCTCCTACGATCCGATGAACGGCCTTGGGCCTCCCAAGTGGGGATCAGCGCGCACGCTCTCCATCACCGACACCACCATGACCGTCCTGCGCCTTCACAGGATCCGACAGGACGAGGAGCGCATGGCACAGGACGAAGCCTACGTGGACAACGGTCTGGTCTTCCCTACCCTGCTGGGGAGCTACACCAACCACGAGAACGTCAGACGCGCCTTCAATGGTCTGATCCGGAAAGCAGGTGTGCCCCGCATCAAGGTTCACGGGATGCGCCATACCGCTGCGAGCGCGATGATTCGGGCAGGTCTCGACGTGGTGCATGTGGCTGGGATTCTGGGGCACAAAGACCCGTCCATGACCCTCAAAATTTATTCCCACCTGTTCGCTGAACATCGCCGCGCCCATGCCTACGATGCCACCAGCCTCTACGCTCTGCCTTCCCCCCCCGAGCCCCAGGCGGCAGTCCTGAACTGA
- a CDS encoding GAF domain-containing sensor histidine kinase, which translates to MSAPTGPAEDTPALPVPLDPDRVHPEERGFRLSDRVRVVRNVLPPLIVLVVGVVEFLISRLPVPRQELWAHLLFYGLVGPAVTYFSVEWIAQGTRARERAERELRDLYGQLHASHAQLGAVQALMRDLTDAPDMGAVLEVAARGALRVTGAVHATLTVPGGLSASAGSGAVGGAAPTPAAYTLKVPVPGGGALALGFAQPPAEATEALAQALAAEVARGVEAVRQRTLDLMTLYSVDQSIRAERNMRRLLSRVTRTMAERAGAEARAVFLSDQDGVLRLEYAQDRQGEKPGGLPAPPFAQQVAQAGAPLTAADEGAAGVFPGARSVLGIPMRDEEGLVGVIVLGDARDRAFDDARVSLLALMAGQATLAVRNARAYLYSEELAISDERARIAREIHDGVAQSLAFAALKLDIVARQLHADPAKAEAEVRAATQLLREQIREVRRSIFALRPIDLERYGLLETVRRYVLDFGEQNNIRAQLNISGDVQLSPGDEAVVFRILQESLNNVAKHARAQEVKVTLHGGERVTLRVQDDGAGFDPATITGRVSSAGGLGLLQMRERVEARGGTYRVLSSPGHGTLVEAELPQG; encoded by the coding sequence ATGAGCGCCCCCACCGGGCCCGCCGAGGACACGCCCGCCCTCCCCGTGCCGCTGGACCCGGACCGCGTCCACCCGGAAGAGCGCGGCTTCCGCCTCTCGGACCGGGTGCGGGTGGTGCGCAATGTGCTGCCGCCGCTGATCGTGCTGGTGGTGGGTGTGGTGGAGTTCCTGATTTCGCGTCTGCCCGTGCCCCGGCAGGAACTGTGGGCGCACCTGCTCTTTTACGGGCTGGTGGGGCCGGCCGTGACCTACTTCAGCGTGGAGTGGATTGCCCAGGGCACCCGCGCCCGCGAGCGCGCCGAGCGTGAATTGCGGGACCTGTACGGCCAGCTGCACGCCAGCCACGCCCAGCTGGGCGCGGTGCAGGCCCTCATGCGCGACCTGACCGACGCCCCCGACATGGGCGCGGTGCTGGAGGTGGCCGCCCGGGGCGCCCTGCGGGTGACGGGGGCCGTCCACGCCACCCTGACGGTCCCGGGTGGCCTGAGTGCCTCGGCGGGCAGTGGAGCTGTGGGCGGGGCCGCGCCCACCCCCGCCGCGTACACCCTGAAGGTGCCCGTGCCCGGCGGTGGCGCTCTGGCCCTGGGGTTTGCCCAGCCGCCGGCCGAAGCCACCGAGGCCCTAGCCCAGGCCCTGGCCGCCGAGGTGGCGCGCGGCGTGGAAGCGGTGCGCCAGCGCACCCTGGACCTGATGACGCTGTACTCGGTGGACCAGAGCATCCGCGCCGAGCGCAACATGCGCCGCCTGCTCTCGCGCGTGACCCGCACGATGGCCGAGCGCGCCGGTGCCGAGGCCCGCGCGGTCTTTCTCAGCGACCAGGACGGCGTGCTGCGCCTGGAATATGCCCAGGACCGCCAGGGTGAGAAGCCCGGTGGCCTGCCCGCCCCGCCCTTTGCGCAGCAGGTGGCGCAAGCGGGCGCGCCCCTCACCGCCGCCGATGAGGGCGCCGCTGGGGTCTTTCCGGGCGCGCGCAGCGTGCTGGGCATTCCCATGCGCGATGAAGAAGGGCTGGTGGGCGTGATCGTGCTGGGCGACGCCCGGGACCGCGCCTTTGATGACGCCCGGGTGTCGCTGCTGGCCCTGATGGCGGGGCAGGCCACCCTGGCGGTGCGCAATGCCCGCGCCTACCTCTATTCCGAGGAACTGGCGATCAGCGACGAGCGCGCCCGTATTGCGCGCGAGATTCACGACGGGGTGGCGCAGTCGCTGGCCTTTGCCGCCCTGAAGCTGGACATAGTGGCCCGGCAACTGCACGCCGACCCCGCCAAGGCCGAGGCCGAGGTGCGCGCCGCCACCCAGCTGCTGCGCGAGCAGATCCGCGAGGTGCGCCGCTCGATTTTTGCCCTGCGTCCCATTGACCTGGAACGCTACGGCCTGCTGGAAACCGTGCGGCGCTACGTGCTGGATTTCGGTGAGCAGAACAACATCCGCGCCCAGCTGAACATCAGCGGCGACGTGCAACTCTCGCCCGGCGACGAGGCCGTGGTGTTCCGCATCCTGCAAGAAAGCCTGAACAACGTCGCCAAGCATGCCCGCGCCCAGGAGGTCAAGGTGACCCTGCACGGCGGCGAACGCGTGACCCTGCGGGTGCAGGACGACGGCGCCGGCTTTGATCCGGCCACCATCACCGGGCGGGTGAGCAGCGCGGGCGGCCTGGGCCTGTTGCAGATGCGCGAGCGGGTAGAGGCGCGCGGCGGCACCTACCGCGTGCTCTCCAGCCCCGGTCACGGCACCCTGGTGGAAGCCGAACTGCCCCAGGGCTGA